A region from the Halomonas piscis genome encodes:
- the glpK gene encoding glycerol kinase GlpK — MASYMLAVDQGTTSTRAMLFDRDGRVAGMAQQAFTQHYPQDGWIEHDPEEIWEGVLATCREVLETLPASSALLEQVPGLGITNQRETALLWDRTTGEPLYNAIVWQDRRTAEHCQSLRDAGHNETVQARTGLLIDPYFSATKLAWLLDNVDGARERAERGELAFGTVDTFLVWRLTGGRRHVTDATNASRTALFNIHDQQWDDALLALFDIPAGLLPEVLDSSDDFGTVDPRWFGRELPIAGVAGDQQAALIGQACFSPGMAKSTYGTGCFMVVNTGEEPARSRNRLLTTVAYRLNGVPTFAMEGSIFVAGATMQWLRDGLRLFEDAAETEALARRTRRGHSVYLVPAFTGLGAPYWDPKARGAIFGLTRDTGIAEIVTAGLQAVCYQTRDLQRCMHDDMRAPPGTLRVDGGMVSNSWVMQFLADMLGVQVDRPEVLETTALGAAFLAGLRLGWYQSLEEVSELWRCETSFAPTMAQEQRETLYQGWLDAVARVRSS; from the coding sequence TCAGCAGGCGTTTACCCAGCACTATCCTCAGGACGGCTGGATCGAGCACGACCCCGAGGAAATCTGGGAGGGGGTGCTTGCCACCTGCCGCGAGGTGCTGGAAACGCTGCCCGCAAGCAGCGCGCTCCTTGAGCAGGTGCCGGGGCTGGGCATTACCAACCAGCGCGAGACCGCGCTTTTGTGGGACCGAACCACCGGCGAGCCGCTGTACAACGCCATCGTGTGGCAGGACCGGCGTACCGCCGAGCACTGTCAGAGCCTGCGCGACGCCGGCCACAACGAGACCGTCCAGGCGCGCACCGGGCTTTTGATCGACCCGTATTTCTCCGCCACCAAGCTTGCCTGGCTTCTGGACAACGTCGACGGTGCCCGCGAGCGTGCCGAGCGCGGCGAGCTGGCCTTCGGCACCGTGGATACCTTCCTTGTCTGGCGGCTGACCGGCGGGCGTCGCCACGTCACCGACGCCACCAACGCCTCGCGCACTGCGCTTTTCAATATCCATGACCAGCAGTGGGACGACGCGCTGCTGGCGCTGTTTGACATTCCCGCCGGCCTGCTTCCCGAGGTGCTGGACTCAAGCGACGATTTCGGCACCGTGGACCCACGCTGGTTTGGCCGCGAGCTGCCCATTGCCGGCGTGGCCGGGGATCAGCAGGCTGCGCTGATCGGCCAGGCTTGCTTCAGTCCGGGCATGGCCAAGAGCACCTACGGCACCGGCTGTTTCATGGTGGTCAACACCGGCGAGGAGCCGGCGCGCTCGCGCAACCGCTTGCTGACCACCGTGGCCTACCGCCTGAACGGCGTGCCCACCTTTGCCATGGAGGGCAGCATCTTCGTTGCCGGCGCCACCATGCAGTGGCTGCGCGACGGGCTCAGGCTGTTTGAGGACGCCGCCGAGACCGAAGCGCTCGCCCGGCGAACCCGCCGCGGCCACAGCGTCTACCTGGTGCCGGCGTTTACCGGGCTGGGCGCGCCGTACTGGGACCCCAAGGCGCGCGGGGCGATTTTCGGCCTGACCCGGGATACCGGTATTGCCGAGATCGTCACCGCCGGGCTGCAGGCGGTGTGCTACCAGACCCGAGATCTGCAGCGCTGCATGCACGACGACATGCGGGCGCCGCCCGGCACGCTGCGGGTGGACGGCGGCATGGTCAGCAACAGCTGGGTCATGCAGTTTCTCGCCGACATGCTGGGCGTGCAGGTGGATCGCCCCGAAGTATTGGAAACCACCGCGCTGGGCGCGGCCTTTCTCGCCGGGCTCAGGCTTGGCTGGTACCAGAGCCTGGAGGAGGTCAGCGAGCTTTGGCGCTGCGAGACAAGCTTTGCGCCGACCATGGCGCAAGAGCAGCGCGAGACGCTCTATCAGGGCTGGCTGGACGCCGTGGCGCGGGTGCGCTCGTCCTGA